The Lycium barbarum isolate Lr01 chromosome 10, ASM1917538v2, whole genome shotgun sequence genome includes a region encoding these proteins:
- the LOC132613273 gene encoding uncharacterized mitochondrial protein AtMg00810-like, which translates to MAFLASEFAMKDPGPLNYFLGIHVTRHKDGMFLSQCKYAEEIIDRAGMSFCKATSTPVETKPKVCLHMHAPREVHMHALKRIICYIQGTLDYGLHLYPSSVTDLLSYPDAD; encoded by the exons ATGGCTTTCCTTGCctcggaatttgctatgaaggatccgggtcctttgaattatttccttGGCATTCATGTCACTCGCCATAAGGATGGCATGTTTCTTTCGCAATGCAAGTATGCCGAAGAAATCATTGATCGAGCTGGGATGTCTTTTTGTAAGGCTACTTCTACTCCGGTTGAAACTAAACCGAAG GTATGCTTACACATGCATGCTCCGCGAGAggttcatatgcatgctcttaagcgCATCATCTGTTACATTCAGGGTACACTTGATTATGGTTTGCATCTTTATCCATCCTCAGTTACTGACCTCCTTTCCTACCCTGATGCCGATTGA